AGATAAATATTAAAAGAAACAATATAGAGATATATAAATGCCTATAATATATATTGTTGACACATTTTTtaacaatttaaattttttggattTGCTGACTAATTAACATGATATTAGAGAGCTAAGTTTGTTGGATGTCATAAGTTCAAACTCCTTGAAATTaggttggtttttttttttttatgtcaaCTTGGTCATCACTATTTTATACACCACAAAACTACAGTCATTCTTTAGTTGTTTGAGCTTTTGGAGTATGGCAGTTAGGTTAACCATATATGCATGAGACAATGCTTGAGTCCAGTCTTATTGGTCTTGCAAGCTGGTTATGCTTAAATGTCTCCACCAGACAGTAGTGCTTGTTTGCACTATTTAATATGGTGACTAATTGGCATTTATACACCTCATGGTCACATTGACTCATTCCTTAATAGCTAAAATTTCTGGAGTGTGGTTGTTAGTTAGCCATATGCAATGAGATAATCTTCAAGTCTAATCTTATTGGCCTTGCAAGCTCTCAGGCcaatttttccttttccctaATGTGcttccggaaaaaaaaaaagaaaaaaaaaaaagaaagaaaagcgcACTGCTAGTTTGGTCActcagggctcgtttggttcgcggaaagcattttccctcttaagaatatgattcctggaaaacaGATTCCTAGAaaacagattcctaggaagagatgCCTATGAAAGTACTTTtgccatgtttggttgaccataggaagtgacaaatttccaaaatgCTTTTGTTTGATTGACCATCtatttttctagaaaagttatgtataattcttattatactcttaataaaaattaggtttttaatgcatctttaatgctgaagagccttttttagaaaaaataaaaatgtagtgATTCTCGCCTCATAggaaagtaactttctcatgtttctcatgggaaaaacTTTTTCATAAAATGTGAGAATCATATTTCTATGGGAATACGGctttttttatctttctcctttgaaaactccaaccaaacaagagacatctcattacttcccattgaccacacttttgtttctttttttcctgcaaaccaaacgagccctcagTTCCACAAAGAGCTAACAAATCAATTAACAACAACGGTGCATTGCTAAGTTTTGCAGCCAACCGACGTGCTGTTTTAGCCTTTCAATCAAATTTTCTCTCTGTTTCCTAATTGCAGCAAGAGTCTGGGACGCGATTTGGGCTCAATAAAGTGTAACACGGCGGGTTGGTCCACttcattcaaacaaaaaagtgtctaaaaaaaaacaaatcacaCCGAACGCGAGAATTGTGGCCAATGTGGGCGGTCCACGTTTGGCTCTGCACCGTCTATGAAATCGAAAGGTGGCGAGCCAACGTCACGTTTCCTCTTTCTCTAActcaataatattatttattcaCCAGACACCTGAAGACCACACGATGCTCCTACACCAAGCTCGTAAGAATAAATTAAAGAATTTGATGTGCCCACCTCCCCAGGTGGGTGAGATGGGGCCGATCAGTCCCCGTCCTTTTTTTGTGTGAGTTTAGTGGGGAAGGACCTGGCGGAGGAGAAGaacaaccaccaccaccattaGAATGATCGCGATTTCGTCacctcttctcttttcttttttcttttttgatgataaGGGAGGCTGCAAGGGACAGTCACCCGGCTTTTATTAATTTGAAGAGAAGAACGAAGTTGCAGAGAAGACACTGGCTTGAGAGAGTTTCAAGAGTTCTGTCCGGTCACAGAACCAAGTCGATCGAGCTCCATTCCATTTAGCAATTCGGGCCATCTCTTAATCTTGCCACCTCTTTTGTTACCAGAGAAACTTTTATATAGGCAAGTCATTGgaaccaaaaaataaataatttgtttCCAAACGCCGCGTTGAATGATCCAAGAAAGCTTTTCCAATACGTGGGCGGTGTTCTAGCTCGGAATACTTGATAAGCACCGCACATTTGAAGGACATGAGGGGGACCTCCAAGGCACAACACCAAAACACAACCCTCTCAATCGTTGCCATCGTCAAGATTTTGATGTGGTTAACTCACAACACCCATTAAGTCAACCAGGAACAGTATCTAAGActgactcctcctcctccattctAAGAAATTTCAATCCAACAAAAGCCAGCTGGTGATGGGAATAGTATCCTCCTCCTTTACCAGCTTGAGTCCCCTTTGTACCAAAAATCTAGAGTAAATGGTTCTGGGACTTTCTACCGCAACAACTGCGGATCCCCTGCTTTCAAAAGATTTAGTACAGAAAAGTGTTACAGTAGACAACATTTGCAATACGAATGTGACCACATTATACCATCTTGTTCCTTCCACACTTTTAGACATTGATGATTGAGCACTTGGAGCTACGGTCGTGGTGAGTGTATGATAAATACTAGTATAACTACGGTCGTGGTGGGCTTGTGGGATGCCAACGGAAAACGGCAGAGTGCTTTGAATAAGGAAGTGGAAAGAGAGAGACAGTTATAATGGCAGAGGGCCGAATGAGGGGAGGGACCATCTAGCTCCAAGTCTTCTACCCCGTTATGATGGTACTTTTACATTAGGATCTTAACACAAGTTCATCAACAATAATGGTTTGATCTGTCCATACTAGTGGACAATGTGGAAGGCAGCAagttttgaaaaaaatgaaagtacTCTTGAAGAATTTGCTCCACACTGGGGAAATTTTTGCTAAAAAACGATGGTAAGTGAGCTCAGGTTGTGCTTTTTATGGTTCAATGTTGAAATTTGTTATTCATTAGATGTCAGGGGCATTTGGACTTCTATTATAAATTAATGGAACTTAAGAAGTTGGCCAGCGAACCTTCATGAACTTTGGACTAAATGGAGGTGCAAGAAATTCTAAGCATCAATCAGGAGAGCAGAGGATGGCTTTATTGGTGCATACATCCCATTAAACCTTACTCTTTTTTTTACTTCTTGACTTGTaatattttcttctcttccttttcattaatcgtctctttcaaatatttttctctCTTGTTACCTTTTGTCTTTTAGTTACATTGAAAAAAGGGACACCAAGCTTATTGAAGGAGGCATGCTGCTTGCAGATAGGAGTTGTATTTTTTGTGCAAAAAAATATCCAAATCCTCTTTCCATCCACTATTGGATTGTACGATGGTTACTTCGATATATGTACAGATGGACGAATAAAAGAGCTACCGGTGCTTTCAAATCTATGCAAAAAACAATCTTTGCAAGGTATGATCGGACGGTCATATCAATCATTCTTCCATACGAAAGATTCTATCTCTTGCCCTATTCAACGCACCAAACCCGGACCCCCACCTCACCTCCCTCCCTAATttgttttagaagaaaaaaaatttgttgGTCATACAAAAATCAATGCCAGTCCCCATTAACCCTTTCCGCAGAATCCAACACGTGGGCTTCTCTAAGGTGTCGATGTGGAGACCTCCATTCAAAACAACATGATATTGAGAGCCACCCCACCCGCACCCCTCTTCCCCAACTCTATAAATACACCCCCTCTCCCAATCCCCCTCTTCCCAACTCAAACCACTTCAaatcctttaaaaaaaaagaaaaaaaaatcaccgaCTTGCAATCCCTCCACTGCTGAAGAACCTGAAGCATATAGACAAGCTTTCAAAGACCACTCCCTGGCTTCCACCTCCCACTCCAAAAGTCCCTCGGCTTCTCCTCCTTGGAGCACAGACCATGGCCTCTCCCAGTGCTCGCCCAGCCGCAGCCAATCCAATCTCTAGGGCCCACCAATTGAGTCCCCTTCTGGGCCTGGACCGCTCAATATCCATCAAACAACTAAGAAAGCCTCGGCAACACCCCACGTCCATCCATTGCTCCGCCTCCTCCCATTCCCTCCTCAACCTCCCCGCCCACTCCTCCTCCTACCACCCACCTTCTCTTTATGTCAAAGAGGCGGCGACAATTACGAAGCCCTCGAGCAAGCCCGATCAACGGAAGCACCGCCGCGACGACGGCCGGAGCAACCGGCCCCAATGGAATTTCCTCCAGCGGCTGGCTTCCGCGGCGCTGGACAGCGTCGAGGACGCCTTCATATCGAACGTGCTCGAGCGCCCGCACCCGCTGCCCAAGACCTCCGACCCCGCCGTCCAGATCGCCGGCAATTTCGCCCCGGTCGGCGAGCAGCCCCCCCACCATGACCTCCCCGTCTCCGGCCACATCCCGCCGTTCATCAATGGGGTATACGTGCGGAACGGCGCCAACCCGCACTTCCAGCCGGTCGCCGGCCACCACTTCTTCGATGGGGACGGCATGGTCCACGCCGTCCACCTCCGCAATGGCGCCGCCAGTTACACGTGCCGCTTCACCGAGACGGAGCGCCTCCGGCAGGAGCGCGCCCTCGGGCGGCCCATCTTCCCCAAGGCCATCGGCGAGCTCCACGGCCACTCCGGCATCgcccgcctcctcctcttctacgCCCGCGCCCTCTTCGGCCTTGTCGACCCCTCCCACGGCAACCGGCGTCGCCAACGCCGGGCTCATCTACTTCCACGAGCGCCTGCTCGCCATGTCGGAGGATGACCTCCCCTACCACGTCCGCGTCAACCCCTCCGGCGACCTCGAGACCGTCGGACGCTACGACTTCGACGGCCAGCTCCGCTCCGCCATGATCGCCCACCCCAAGCTCGACCCCGTGTCCCGCGAGCTCTTCGCTCTCAGCTACGACGtcatccagaagccatacctcaaGTACTTCCACTTCTCCCCCGCCGGCGAGAAGTCACCCGACGTCGAGATCCCCCTCGACCAGCCGACCATGATGCATGACTTCGCCATCACCGAGAATTTCGTCGTGATCCCGGACCAGCAGGTGGTCTTCAAGCTCCCGGAGATGATCCGCGGCGGCTCGCGGTCGTCTACGACCGGAGCAAAGACCTCCCGTTCGGAATTCTCCCCAAGCACGCCGCCGACGCGTCGGAGATGAAGTGGGTCGACGTCCCGGACTGCTTCTGCTTCCACCTCTGGAACGCATGGAGGGAGCCCGGCACCGGCGAGGTTCGTCGTCCTCGGCTCCTGCATGACGCCGGCGACTCCATATTCAACGAGAGCGATGAGACCCTCAGGAGCGTGCTGTCAGAGATCCGGCTCGACCCGACCACCGGCCAAAATCCACCCGACGGCCCATTCTGGGCCCCTACCGACCAATTGAACCTTGAGGCCGGAATGGTGAACCGGAACAAGCTCGGCCGGAAGACCCGCTACGCCTACCTGGCCATCGCCAATCCATGGCCCAAGGTGTCGGGCTTCGCCAAGGTCGACCTCTTCACTGGCGAGGTGGCCAAGTTCATCTTCGGCGAGGACCGGTACGGCGGGGAGCCATACTTCGTGCCGAGGCACCGCGTCGTCGCCGAGGGAGGACGACGGCTACGTCCTCACCTTCATGCACAAATGAGAAGACATCCCAGTCGGAGCTGCTCATCGTCAACGCCGTCGACATGCGGCTCGAGGCGTCGGTGAAGCTGCCATCCAGAGTTCCTTATGGCTTCCATGGGACATTCATCAACTCAAAGGACCTGGAATCACAGGCATAAAAGAGGAGAGGGGCCACGGAGCCGCTCCTCTTTTCCTCTATATCCACCTTCATCCTTTTCTGGGCGGGAGAGACTTTACCAGAGGGATATGCTTCGCATAGAGGTCCCCGGAGTCTCCTCGGTTAGTTTATTCTGTTTTGTTCCTTTCTACAGTTGGTAATAGCGAGAGAAGTAGAGACCAGCTTGTAGCTTTGTTGGGGCTGTACTTACTAGTTAGGTTCGCCGAGCTCAGCTGGTCTCTGttattctttccttcctttccttttcccttttttttttttttgtcccccTTAGTCTACATATAGTGATACAGTTGATGAAGATGATAGCTTTGTTCCCATAATAATTCCGCCCACCATCTTCTTGTGTCTATGTATTGAGGAAAGGGGGTTCTTGTATTCCCGTGTGTAGGGAAGCACAGGTTCCCCTCCCCTTAGTATCCTCTGTTGTGAATATTATTCAGAATATAATATGTTGCACTTATACACTATCAGTCTGccttctgtgtgtgtgtgtgtgtgtgtgttttgccGCCCTCccccgtctctctctctctggtgcATAAATATGGCCCAGTGAAACAGCCAACGGAGTGTTACTAATAAACTCCAAGGCTCTTATTGCAGGAGATAActgcatcaaaataaattccAAGGCTCTTATGCAGGAGATAACTGCATCAATAGCCACCATATCTCCATCCACaactcccctctctctcccccctcttctCATTAGCCATGGAGTTAATGCGGAAGGAGGAGGCCTTTATAACCTAACCAAGGTTATCCTGgggaaggatttttttttatttcccgcACATGCTCTTTGGATGAAGTGGGGGGTCCCAAGTTTCAAAGCATCAAGATGCTCTTCGCCAGAGAAATGGGAAGTGCGGTAGTGGTACGTGGCAGTAGAGAGCCCGAAGATCAGGTCGGTCTTgagaattttatttattttgttgtgCTCTGCAGTAAAAGAACTGTAACGGTAAAAAAAAAACGCGTTCCCTTTTGCACagtgagaagagagagagagtgacggGGGAACGAAGGGTAGGATATAACTTTTTCTATGGAAAGAGGCTGACGTTTTTGTCGGGGTATTCGGGAACGACACGAGTCCTCCGTTCGCCGCGTTAAAAGGTATCTATCATAACCTCAACCTTCCTAATGGCCTCCATCCTATTGGATACCCGATCTAATCCAGCCCTGAGTAGGATGGATTTTACCCAATCTGCAATAGATACGGGAAATGATAAAGCTCATCCCCAACCCAACCCCTATACGTATAATATTTTCTATATCCTCtctcataaataaaaatataattaatatataaaaatttatatatttttgtaattttattcGATCCGATCCATCCAACTTACTTTTGTTTTAACTCTATCTGCCCCATCCAACTCCAGCTCTGTCGGAGACGAGCATAAGATGGCTTAGATGGGTGCGAGAAATAATCTATCTTGATCTATATCTAACTGTTGTCATCCTACTTCAAACCATGCAGCCTCCACGCCTCCAACAAGTACATTGTTATTTGTTACAATCATAATCTTTGATTAAACTAATCCATCGAACCAAAATATCTCATAATCTTTTGTCCGACGGATGTTGTGTGATCTAAATCAAGTTTTGGCAACAAGACTAGTACATCACCATGGCTGGTAGTGATCTTTGATTTGGTTGGGGATCACAGCTTCTGCAAAAAAAATTACCTGGAGTGTTGAACCCACGTCTCTTTACAAAATTTATTCTCGTCCTTCTCTTTCAATTTGTCATGAGCCCCACCGGCTATTTTTCTCCTTGTATATCTCTCGAACAAATCCACCGGCCATATTAATGCGGGCACCCCACCTTGACAAGCCCATATTTGTTTGATACTCCCTCCAATTACATATCGAGGATTTCTTGCACGCGCCCTTCTCCATCTCCCTGTATTCTCCGAAGGCAGTGGAACAGAAGATTGAGTTTCTGTCAATAAATAAAGGGAAGTTTATTGATGACTCCCCCATCACTCACTGACATATAGCTCAAGCCTCTATCACTACTTGCGACCAAAAAACCATATTTCAAGAACCAAACAATCAAGAAAAACGTGTAGTCACCTATCATCAATGTCAAGAAAAATGCTGATATCCGACTCCATTCCACCCATCGTGCCCTATCCTAACactgttgtttgtcttgtaatATAGCGAGATAAACACAAATCTCTATGGTGTATGTTTGCATTGTAGAGTGGTGCACATTGTCAATGATCTCTATCAGGAGATGAATGGCTATCAAAAGGCAACCTTATCATGTTTGGTGCGGCGATATTGATAGTGTCAATCTCCAAGGCACAGGCGAGCATCCTATGTCAATCGAGACAGCATAAGAACCTACCACCAAATTTGGTTGTCCATCATTTGGTTTCACTCCAAATGTTTTGGTGAATGGTTAGGCACCGTACTCTCAAGTTGCAACATGTAGTATGGCATCCCCTTTCGCGAGTTAGGGTAATGCTGGTCTCCTTCCAAAAATCTGCGATGCAAGATTAAGCTTTTAGGTGTACCGGACGGTAAGAGTATGTGAAGACATTCCAAAAACTATTATTTGCTATCATCATCATAAGATCGTCCATCTCTCATCACCTTATTCTAGTTTCATGGCTGCTATTGCATTTTCTATATTGGAAGCACGTGTTCTCTCCAAACTTCAGTGACATATGAAGCCAGATTCCATGGTCCCTAGGCAGTAGATACCACATGGGCACATCAAAGGTAATGCATCCTACCAGGGTATGGTTGTCCATACAAAAAATGGCTGCATGCGTGGACCACAGGACCAGTAGTTAACTACAGGCCGTGACAATATGGGAAATGGTTTCTAGTAGAGATTGGCGGTTCATCAATGTTGCTATTCCCTTCTCTCATAACCTTTCTTAGAATATCCTGTGCAGGGAAGGTTCATATTCACTCAGAATCAGGGCTCTTCCAGCATCTTCACGCAGAAGTACAGGACTGACTCTGAACGTGATCAATCTGTTCCTTCTGAAGGCATGCCATGACTAGGTTTCCTCAAAGCTGGCCATGGTCCTAGTCAGGAGCCAATATAATTGGGACAGGATAAGCCATTGGAACATGCCATTCATGTTCATTGATGGAATAGGCAAAGCCTATTGGGTTTCCATATCTAGGATACAAGAGAATATCATTAGAGTGACACATAGGATAAGTCGATGAGAACACATCTGCAAGAAATTAACTTCCATTACCAAGCATTGGGTAACTAGACAATGGCACAAATAAGATAGTCATTGATGGGTGTAGAATAATTGATATAATGAAGCAACATAATATGTTTTCTCTGGATTTAGGTTTAGAGTTGGAAAATGGTGAATTAACTGCCAATTAAAAGCAATAATTTGTTCTATGTTAGGAGTCAGCATACGAAGTGCTACATAATAGTTTTTTATAACAATTGTTCCTTTTGAGAAATAGTCTCTTGAGTAATTGTATTATTTCAATGCATATCTTGATAGAACTTTCAATTTATTCCCTTGCTTCGTTCTCTCTGGTGAACCAAGGAAATAAGAATCTAGCAAGAAATCAAAATCATTCTAGGTATTTCACATGTTTTGATGTCAGTTTGTATTGCACAGAAATGTTGGGTTGTAGGTTCCTCTTCAAAAAGCCAAGCAATGCTTCATATCGCAAGCACTTCTCAGGTCTACCTTCGAGAGAAGATTCTATACACCTAAGAGCAAGATAAGGTAATTCTTGATACTATAGATCACTCGTATACTGCAGCCGCTTTTTATCCCGGAGGATCACCAAATTTAATGTGAACCATTGTGGCTATTTCAGGTAGATTCGAGCAGAGTTTGGGAGTAGAATTTGCCACATTCAAAAGTTGATTGTCATAAATTCTAGaggtcatttcttttttttatctattttcatcATTTCAAGTGCCAAAATGAAGCTTTCATGGAGCACTATGAGAGTACAATGATGTTGTAGAGGTTCAACATACTTTGCTGATATATATACATTTGACGACATTTAGCGCTTAAAATGAACTAATCAAAGTATAACTTTCCTTTTTGGTTTACTTTGACTATGTGTACCTGATCCTTCCAATCTGAAAGAAATTAGATAATGTGACATCAGTTAGAGTTGATCGCCAGAGTCGAGATCTAACTCTTGGATAAGTTTCACTCTAGTATAATTTCTTCatgtttttagaagctttctccttctttgACTAGAAAAGGAATGAAATTTAGAAAAGTAGACCTCAttagtataaataaaatttttatgtatcaatttATTATTAACTAATGAAATcttttcttgaatgaagcattaACTAATGAAATCAAAAAAGgctagaagctctatttttaattcttaattttttattattttctatgaGAGATTTAAATTGAGTAGACTAAAGGAATAGATTTCTTCTCTCTGATT
This portion of the Phoenix dactylifera cultivar Barhee BC4 chromosome 11, palm_55x_up_171113_PBpolish2nd_filt_p, whole genome shotgun sequence genome encodes:
- the LOC103721240 gene encoding LOW QUALITY PROTEIN: 9-cis-epoxycarotenoid dioxygenase, chloroplastic-like (The sequence of the model RefSeq protein was modified relative to this genomic sequence to represent the inferred CDS: inserted 2 bases in 2 codons; deleted 4 bases in 4 codons) translates to MASPSARPAAANPISRAHQLSPLLGLDRSISIKQLRKPRQHPTSIHCSASSHSLLNLPAHSSSYHPPSLYVKEAATITKPSSKPDQRKHRRDDGRSNRPQWNFLQRLASAALDSVEDAFISNVLERPHPLPKTSDPAVQIAGNFAPVGEQPPHHDLPVSGHIPPFINGVYVRNGANPHFQPVAGHHFFDGDGMVHAVHLRNGAASYTCRFTETERLRQERALGRPIFPKAIGELHGHSGIARLLLFYARALFGLVDPSHGTGVANAGLIYFHERLLAMSEDDLPYHVRVNPSGDLETVGRYDFDGQLRSAMIAHPKLDPVSRELFALSYDVIQKPYLKYFHFSPAGEKSPDVEIPLDQPTMMHDFAITENFVVIPDQQVVFKLPEMIRGGSXVVYDRSKDLPFGILPKHAADASEMKWVDVPDCFCFHLWNAWREPGTGEVVVLGSCMTPXDSIFNESDETLRSVLSEIRLDPTTGQNPPDGPFWAPTDQLNLEAGMVNRNKLGRKTRYAYLAIANPWPKVSGFAKVDLFTGEVAKFIFGEDRYGGEPYFVPGTASSPREDDGYVLTFMHNEKTSQSELLIVNAVDMRLEASVKLPSRVPYGFHGTFINSKDLESQA